CATGATTGAGAATTTCATAGAAGTCTTTATGGATGACTTTTCTGTTTATGGGTCTTCATTTGAAGCATGCTTGGAGAACCTTCGCAAAGTTCTAGCTAGAtgtgaagagaagaatttgGTTCTTAATTGGGAGAAGTGTCATTTCATGGTTCAGGAAGGTATAGTTCTTGGTCACAAAGTTTCAGGTGCTGGTATTGAGGTTAATAAAGCCAAGATAGAGGTTATGACAAGTTTACAGGCACTAGATAGCGTGAATCTGTGAGGAGTTTTCTTGGACATGTTGGATTTTACAGGAGGTTCGTCAAGGATTTCAGTAAGATTGCCAGGCCACTAACAGCTTTGCTTTGTAAGGATGTGAAGTTTGACTTCAATTCTGAGTGTCATGATGCTTTTAATCAGATTAAAAATGCATTAGTGAGTGCTCCAATAGTTCAACCTCTGGACTGGAATTTACCTTTTGAGATCATGTGTGATGCAGGTGATTATGCGGTTGGAGCTGTTTTGGGACAAAGGAAAGGCAATAAACTACATGCTATCCACTATGCAAGTAGAACACTTGATGATGCACAGAGGAATAATGCGACAACAGAGAAAGAATTGTTAGCAGTGGTGTTTGCTTTTGACAAGTTTCGCTCTTATCTGGTTGGTTCAAAGGTAATTGTGCATACAGATCATTCAGCACTCAAGTACCTTATGCAGAAAAAGGATGCTAAGCCAAGATTACTACgatggattcttcttcttcaagagttTGACATCGAAGTACGGGATAGGAAAGGGATTGAGAATGGAGTTGCTGATCATTTATCAAGGATCAAGGTTGAAGATGACATTCCTATCAATGATTTTGTTAGGAATTATGATCTCTCTTTCGAGTTTATTGCTTGAATTGCTTAAGTACTGCAGTTTCAAATCAATCCGACTAATGAAAAATCCAGAAGGCCAACCAACAAACTTAAGGACATCCATTCCCAACATAATATACAgaggctggagctaatctcattgctcttccttttacctcatcaaaacAGTTAGTGTTCGTAGGACTTGACTCATTGTTCATACATGATAAATCGACtaatgtgataaaaagaaagtattCCTCTCccttgaaagaaaaaaaatatatatatatatatgtataataatgagagattgacaTGATTTTCAGATACTGTATAGGGGTAtgaatgtttcctatgaccccattattatacattgtttgaaatgatcaattacaaaggttggaaaaatgtcgagggtgtcgatccagtatgcgagttcccctttgtttactctctaaaaagaataagtctgggagagaaagaataccagaaataaaaagaaaatgaatggtCGATTTGTTATAGTATAATAcaggaatgagtctagaaggttCTTAAACATTAACttgattgatgagacccagcgatgaGAACCTAATGGATATAGTTGAGTGCtttggtatggaatctagGATGTTGTGTGGGCTAGCGGAAAATTACATAGTGGTCAGGATTTGACTAGAACTGTTTAGTGCATGGATTAGGTTTGTATGATCAGGGTAATAAGCTAGAGATATTGGAAGTTCCTATGTTTTTAAACCTCTTCCACGAGTTTGGCTTTTGTGTTTGACctgagggcaagcaaaagctaagtctggggaAGTTGATATACCTCGATTTTTActgcttttagctatgatttaggtatagtttttagagtccttttgttatttgtagagtcttttctagtctttttcaggtctttacatgtttgggatgcatttgcagattatggagcattctggagcAAAACAGACAACTTAAGCTGCGACAACAATCCAGAGACGAAAATTGACGTAGGTGTCGATCAACACAATCCCTAGTGTCGAGAaacaccaatacctgacggcaATTGAATTGCacaacttattgatgttttgaagattttcaaattcgGCACAGAACTTGTTCCTATTTCTAAAGAAGTCCCTGCAcgttttaggtcatatatatatatatatatatatatatatatatatatatatagttttaaaggtTATCGTTTAGACCTAACTcttattatctcttttattattgggagcaaaaccatgtggagactccctttagagaagattctTCTAATCTATTTTCTCCTCTTAATTTcatcattgatttcttattcaatcatgttatgttcttctatgatcatgcttgagtagttctcttgttgggtttagggattctcattagggatttggaTGAATTAGTAGATCAAAAACCCTGTTaggataaaatatttagaattcttcatctttgattattcttaatgctagttctagtTAGTTCTAGAGTAAATAGctagaacttgattttaggTTATTAGGgatgcccaccataggtatctaaTACTGAAACTATTTTAGATGAGCCTAGTATTTAGATGCGTGCTAGTGTCCATtacttaggtgaacttatcaaacctgATTATAATGCTTGTTTAGTTCTAgggatttacaagagagttgggatcaatactattaagcaTAGTGAGTAGCACGGCACACCACCGGTTACTTTATATTAGTGATTTGTGTTCTAGAATGGTTTGATAATATCCCTTATTTACTGCTAGATCTACTATTATGATATTTCTTGAGAATTTCCCTAAACCCGACGTCTTAATCATCTGAATCGAcaatctcttttatttcttgtcttgtcttttacttttattacaTTCTCTAATAAGCTTTATTCGAAACTGTTaatctattgtgtgatccgaaaactttgtggaattcgatccctaagTGCTATACcaacctctttatttgagagagtagtcaTTAGGGTAATTTGACTCATATCAGCCCTTATCTGGTTGGTTCAAAGGTAATTGTGCATACAGATCATTCAGCACTCAAGTACCTTATGTAGAAAAAGGATGCTAAGCCAAGATTACTACgatggattcttcttcttcaagagttTGACATCGAAGTACGGGATAGGAAAGGGATTGAGAATGGAGTTGTTGATCATTTGTCAAGGATCAAGTTTGAAGATGACGTTCCTATCAATGATTTTCTACTTGAAGAAAGTATCTACTTGGTTGAGACAAGTTTGTAGGAAAATCATGGCAGTGTCAATTCACGTGCAGATGAGAGTTGCATAGAATcagtgtcgattgacaccaCACacctgtcgatcgacaccatcgcgTTTCACAGACAGATGGTTCTGCACAAttagtgtcgatcgacaccagatGCTGCACATAGCCGATATGTTTACACATCGCCTTTGAAGGCGAGATTGCAGCATAAGTCCAATTTTCCTCCATCCAAGTCCTGAACTCCAAccaagtcaagctattgactttaaacaagcgcttagtggaAGGTAACCCactgatatgttttttttttcttttttttttttttcttttttttttcttgcttactctggatttgaatgccactgaggacagtgacgtttaagtctgggggaAGCAGTTATTAActacgtttttctttttgagtcttattcttactcttctttttcttatttttgagtCGTTTCATTGAGTCAAAACTTTTCTCTGAAATTATGATCTCTCTTTCGAATTTATTGCTTGGATTGCTTAAGTATTGAAGATTCAAATCAATCCGACTAATGGAAAATCCAGAAGACCAACCAACAAACTTAAGGACATCCATTCCCAACTTAATCCATAAATGatggagctaatctcactgctcttccttttacctcatcaaaacAGTTAATGTTCGTAGgacttgactccttgttcatacctgataaATCGACtaatgtgataaaaagaacGTATTCCTCTcccttgataaaaaaaatatgtataataatgagagattgacaggattttcagatagtgtataggggtaggaatgtttcctatgactCCATCATTAAACATTGTTTgaaatgatcaattacaatgGTTGGAAAAATaccgagggtgtcgatccagtatgcgagttcccctttgtttactctctaaaaataataagtatGAGGGAGATAAAGAACAccagaaataaaaagaaagtgaatgGTCGATTTGTTATGGTATAGTACAGGAATGATTCTAGAAGGTTCTTAAATGTTAACTTGATTGATGAGACCTAGCGATGAGAGCCTAATAGATATAGTTGAGTGCtttggtatggaatctagGATGTTGTGTGGGCTAGCGGAAATTACATAGTGGTCAGGATTTGACTAGAACTGTTTAGTGCATGGATTTGGTTTGTATGATCAGGGTAATAAGCTAGAGAGATTGGGAGTTCCTGTGTTTTCAAAactcttccacgggttcggcttttatgttttgcttgagggtAATcaaagctaagtctgggggagttgatataccTCGATTTTCActgcttttagctatgatttaggtatagtttttagagttcttttgttatttgtagagtcttttctagtctttttcaggtctttacatgtttgggatgcatttggagattatggagcattctggagcAAAACAGACAACCTAAGCTGCAGAAGCAATCCGGAGACGAAATTTGAcgtaggtgtcgatcgacacaacccctggtgtcgagcgacaccaatacctaATGCCAATTCAATTgcgcaacttattgatgttttgaagatttccaaattcggTCCAgaactttctcttatttctaaagaagtCCCTGCACGTTTTAggttatatacatatattttaaaggtcattgtttagacctaactCTTATTATCTATTCTGTACTTGGGAGAAAAAGCTTGTTGACactccctttagagaagatctttctaaactctattctcttattgtttcttacattgatttcttattcaatcatgttttgttcttctatgatcatgcttgagtagttctcttgttgggtttaaggattctcattagggatttggatgaattagtagatcgaaaaccctGTTAggataatatttttagaattcTTAATCTtagattgttcttaatgctagttttagagtaactaactagaacttgattttaggataataggtatgcacaccataggtatctattACTGGAACTATCTTAGATGAGCCTAGTATTTAGATGCGTGCTAGCGTCGATtacttaggtgaacttatcaaacctgATTATAATGCTTGCTTAGTTCTAGGAATTTACAAGAGAGTTGGGatcaatactattaagcaTAGTGAGTTTGgcggaacaccaccggttactTTATATTAGTGATTTGTGTTCTAGAAATGTTTGTTAATAATCCTAGTTTACTGCTAGATCAACTATTCTGATATTTCCTGAGAATTTCCCTAAACCCGACGTCTTAATCATATGAATCtacaaccaattttaattgctttcttgtcttttacttttataatattttctatttagttttattcaaaactgttaatctattgtgtgatccgagaactttgtggaattcgatccctaagTGCTATAAcaacctctttatttgagagagtagtcattagggtaatttgactcatatcaaagattcaaatccaaaaactcatacggacttcgactacaccatcaaagctttgagaagcaagaagaagcttagttAGCGTTTTTGGTGTGatatatgactagatgttgTGTGTATGATAGAGTATAAGAACTTGTAACGCAACTGGATCCCAAAAGataaagtagtgtttccttgtcagaagattcaaaaccaaaaacatcatacggactttggctacaccatcaaagctttaagaagcaaaataaGCTAGAACCGCTTATTTGGGAGTCAAATATGAGTACAGCTTTGGTAAATGATTTAAGTATAAGCTAGAACTGCAAGTGGATCCTCAAAGCTAATGTTGTGTTTCCCTGttaaaagatccaaaaccaaattatcATAGGGACTTCGGCCACAacaacaaagctttgagaagcaaaataAGCTTTCTTAGCATATTTGGAATCAAGTTTGGTTAGTAGTCGTGTGTTTGGTTGAGTATAtgaactagaaccgcaaccaaATCCCAGAAGCTAACGTAGTGTTTCCATATTAGAAGATCAAACACCAAACAATCATATGGACTTGGGTgcactatcaaagctttttgaagcaagaagaagcctAATGAGGgtttttggagtcgaatatgactagatgtcagGTGTacgattgagtataagaactagtAACGCAATTGGATCCCTGAAtctaaagtagtgtttcccTATTAGAAgattctaaaccaaaaaatcgaAGGAACTTCGgccacaccatcaaagctgtgagaaccaaaaagaagcttggttagtgcTTTAGAAGTCAAAATGACTATAtctcatgtgtatgattgagtataagaactaaaacCGTAAAAGAATCCTGatagctaaagtaatgtttccttatTAAAAGATCTAAAACCCGAAACTCGTAGGGACTTcaactacaccatcaaagctttgagaaatAAGAAGAGTCTTGGTTAACATTTTGGAGTCTAATATAACTAGACTTCATGtatatgattgagtataagaactaaaaccgcaaccggatccCAGAAGGTAAAGTAGTAATCCCTTGttagaaaatccaaaacaaaaacgcaTAAGGACTATGGCTACACCATCAcagctttgagaagtaagaagaagcttgcttGGTTTTTAGGTGTCAAATATAACTAAATGTCCtgtgtatgattgattatAAGAACCGCAATTGGATCccaaaaactaaattagtGTTTCCCTATttaaagatccaaaaccaaaatttcataGGGACTTTGGCTATaccattaaagctttgagaatcaaaaaagagcttggttagcgtttttggagtcaaatatgactagatgtcgtgtgtatgattgagtataagaactagaacttCAACCGaaacaaaagctaaagtttTGTTCCCTttaagaagatccaaaaccaaaacctctTAGGTACTTCAGCCccaccatcaaagctttgaaaagcaaaaaaaccttggttagggtttttggagtcaaatatgactagatgtcatgtggatgattgagtataagaaatagTAACGCAACTTGATCctagaagctaaagtagtatTTCCCTACTAGAAgatgcaaaaccaaaaactcaaatggACTTCGGCCACACCATCAAAAAAAGCTGagatacaaaaaaagtttggttatTGTTTGTAGTCAAAAATGACTAGATCTCATATGTACGATTGAGAATATGAACTAAAACCGCAATAGGATACCGatagctaaagtaatgtttccctttaagaagatccaaaaccaaaagctcaTAGGAACTTCAGCTACAcgatcaaagctttgagaaacaagaagatgacTTGGTTAGCATTTTGGAGTCTAATATAACTAGATcgcatgtgtatgattgagtataggAACtaaaaccgcaaccggattcgAGAAGGTAAAGTAGTAATTCCTTGTTAGAAAATCCGAAACAAAAATGCATAAGGACTACAACTACACCATCAcagctttgagaagtaagaagaagcttgcttggtgttttggaatcaaatatgactaaatgtcgtgtgtatgactcagtataagaactagaaccgtaACAGGAtcccaaaatttaaattagtgttttcttgttaacagatccaaaaccaaaacttcatagggacttcggctacaccatcaaaacttttagaagcaagaagaaggttggttagcatttttggagtcaaatgtGAGTAGATGTTGTCTATATGATTGACtacaagaactagaaccacaatcGAATCCCCGTAactaaagtagtgtttccatgttagaagatccaaatccaaaagcaTATAGGAACTCTCGCAAAaccatcaaatctttgagaagtaagaagaagcttagttAGAATTTTTAGAGTGAAATAAGACTAGATGTCTCGTGTATGATAGAGTACAAGAATTAGAAATGCAATCGGATCCCATATgctaaagttgtgtttccAGGTTAGAAGATCCATAACCAAAAACGCAATCGGTTCATATTCTTTGGTTTCTGGAAGAGAGTTAAGGAGAGTGTTCGTAACAGAGAAATAGAGAGTTAGTGTAGAGAGTGATGGGTGATCAAGGAAGACGATTCCCAACGAGATGTCGATCGGGGAAGCTATAAGGATGGGTACATCAAAGACTGCTAAAAATCCTGGAAGATTATTTCATTAGTGTCATAATGGATCTGTTGAggtaatttcaattttcatatatgttttattgtgTTTGAAACATTATTATGAATTTCGTTTTGTGTTAGAGAGTCAGTGGTATAACATGtttactctttctctcattCGAAACAATGAACCcgaaaacataattttaattttttttcccatactaaaacgacgtcgtttcctCAATACGAGTTAAACGACGTTGTTTTTAAAATGCCCAAATGTCATGCCATCGACCTGTTGTCGCTGACTCACATTTGTTAAAGATCAACTAACACcgttaaaatttatattgaaaTTGGCTAATTTAATAAAGGttatgttttcaatttcaattttatttcgGTTCAGGTTGAAATAGACTGGGGGGTCTGAATCTTAGGTTTTTCCCAGCAAAAGTCTGGGTTAATAAAGGTTATTTTTCCCAAAAGCTTTGTGAAGCCAGAGGAAGGTTGGTTAgagttttggagtcaaatatgactaatTGTagtgtgtatgattgagtataagaaccaataatttttaaactaaGTTTAATTCTAAAATCTTGTGGTGTTTGCAATTGATCCCTGGCAACGGCGGCAAAAATTTGTTACGGGTAAAATTCCTATAACAAGTTTACCCTAAATTAAACTGTAAATCCACATGAAATCATAGTAGTATTTAGGGATCAAATCCacaaagatcaagaaaacacaaaaaaagacttaCAAAGAATGAAACTAAGCTTGTATAAAAAGGAGTACTAAGAACTCAAAGGCGTTTtgcaaaaggaaaagaataCATAATATAAGAAATAGAGTTTTAGAGAACACATCATAGATATATAGTAAAGCCATGCTAGAATAGATTAAGATCATGTATGATTCTAGATTTCTATTACAAATTACCCTATGGTTAAGTGATATTATCATATGAAGGATTTCTTCACATCATAAGTGAAGAACGACTACTTACTTTATGAGAggaaataaatcaaacattaaGATCACATTTTAATAGattctaaaaaaacaaataattgtcCTCAAGATTTGCCTTTAACTAGATTGATCCACCTCATCCAATATCCTTTTGAGACTAGAggtgattttggttttaacatAATTGTAGTGTTTCAGCCTAAGCTTTAAAACACAATCTTAGAGTTAGTAAACAATAGAAACATAGCAAATAACCTGCACTCTAGGTATCAAAACACATCTTTGTTGGGGTTCTTCAACTGTCGTAATTGAAACGGTACCAATCCTACCGATCGGTATACTCCATAATAAAGCTACTCATTCATGATCAAGGTACATCTTATCTTTGTAGAGAGAGGATCATGAGTACTAAAGGAGTTTTCCTCGAGAGATCAACAAATTAAagcaataaaataaattaaagaagattAAGGAAGGAAAGAACACTTTACAACTAAATAAAacgtaaaagtaaaaaccttCTATGCGGCTACAAATAAAGGAGTATATATCAAAGGGACGTATGCCTAAAAGAGATAGAGGCTATTAATAATAAAAGCTCATAGATTGGTGGACAGACCCAACTGATTGGCAGAACAGTTGATTCTTCACTAGTTGGCGCAAAACCTTTGCCGAACGGGCCTGACCTTCTCTTCATAAGCTATATTTCAGCctattttgttcttataaTGCTCATTTTAGTTTTACAGAATTCCTAAAAAGCCTTATAAACACGAAGAATGGTTTGTTCTTTGATAAAAGactaaataaaacaagtaaaacCTATCACTTAGCAGTGGTTGGTTCAAAGAATAATCATAGAATATTATTTGGTGCAAAGTGTCTTCGGAGGTGCCCTTCCCTCTACAATCGGAGTTGGAAGCTTTAACTTGGAATGAAGAATTTTCTTTCAAGAAAAGATTAGTTGTCATGAATTTGTAATAGATTGTTCTAccatgctctgtttttctcttatgtattctctttatttgatttattataaTAACGAcgtaagaaaaaagaaaagaaaaaaaaaacagattaatttagttttatggAATTGGTGACTGCAGATTTTCTGAATCTGGCTGAATGTCTTACCATATAGACTCATAATGATCCAAATGagtaaaattcaattaatattataagtttataacttcgtagaaaaaggaaagaaaattaaaagaacaTGAATGACAAAagcatataaagaaaaactggAACTTCAAATTCgaattacataaaaatttaGACCTCGAGCTGAGATCACGTCAAACTAGATTGTTACTACATATATCCTCTCTCATTGTTTGTAACCTTGCAAGTCTTCCCAAGAAATACTTAAACGTGTATGGATATGACGAATTTCACGTAAGCTCGTATATCTTCCTTACAAAGGCCTAGTATGTCGTCCTCTTGCCCGGCCGCACAAACGCGAATTCTTCGGGATAGGGTACTCATCTCTCAAAGACGTAGATGACGTGAAGACACGTAAGTAAAGTTGTTGTCCCAAGTACTGTCTTGCCCAAAATTCTGATCTTAAGTTCCACATTCCAACGTTGTCTAATGCAATGTATATGGCTGTCCATGATTTTGGGTACACCTGAATTCCCGTAAATGGATAATGTTTATAATtagaacaagaaaacacaatgTGTTAATTTGACAATGAaagggggaaaaaaaaagggcTCACTTGGACTGTGGAACGTGAAACTGCATCGCGTAAATTATAACCATTTCTGCTTCCTGTCTTCCACTGTCCACCATCCATCCTGCAGTTGATCCAACCACAACACACTTTGTTTAACtcgtaagaaaacaaagaaaataataaatgaagaGCGTGAAAATAGACAGACATACCCGACCACCCAAAAGGAGTAACCATTGAGATGATAACTTTGGACGATATCTTCTTGGTTCTCGAATACAATCTCGATAAAGGTTCGATAGTCGACTTGCAAAACTGAGGTGTCAAGGTATAAACCTCCATATGTGGGTTTGTCTGAGATGCTGTTGATCTTATAGACACCGCTAATCTTGAAGAAGTCAGCCAGTTTTAGAGGGGTATCAGCTGGCACAAATGACACACTATTGACACCATATCTTTGTTTCCCGTTTATCTGTCCGGCTGAACTACCGAACACAATTGTCCTAATGAGCGGTATAAGACCATAATGGTATGAGCCTTGCGGGTTTGGTCTTGGTCCACTAGCTGTCAAATTGGTTCtacgaaagaaaaattattcatAGCACTTATTGGAGAGGAGCATAAAACACTTAATCACATATGCAAGAAAGATAAGTACCTGATGGCACGTGCTTGGTTCAAGGACCAATCAACCTGAATAGTGGGACCGCCAGGAATAGGACCAGAAGCAGGGGTAGACGAGCCACTGTAGCGAAGAACCCCGGTGGTGGTTATGATTTTATCCGTGAATCGAGACGAAACAACCACGTAGTAGTCACGAGGAGATTGGTCAGCAGTAATTAGAACGGAGTAAGACTGGCCAACGTGAACGTCAAGAGAGGAAAACATGGTTTGAAGTGTGTGCGTCCCTTCGACTTCCACAAGCTTCATTCTGTGGTTTTGGATTCGGAAGTTCAGAGAATCTTGTAATCCAACGTTTGATATCCTCAATCGGTATGTTTTTCCTATTACAACcacatacacaaaaaaaaacgtttttctttttaattttggaagGACAAAAATTGTAGGAGATTGACAAACATCAAATGCTAACACACCTTGTTCAACGTTTAAGGTAGCACCGTTACTTCGGCCATTGATAAGAATACCATCAGGCGAAGGTAACTTCCTTCCTCTATCAAGACGAGACTTCAAATcctgtaaaacaaaaaacaaatagttgtgagtatttttatcaataacGTTTGCATGCAtgagttaaaaataaaataaaataaaaaaccgtTTGCATGAGATTGAAAAGGTGTATATTTGTTTAggatcatatattcatattattaCCGTGTGATTAAATTTGTACCAATCTCCAATGAGGACAGTGTAATCTCCTGCAGGGTCAGCAAATGGAACTGGAATTCCAGGACGGCTAAGGATTCTGATACCTCCGAATCCACCAGCTGCCTTGTGAAAGGCAAGAGATGGGAAGTAATAGAAACTTCCAATTTGGTCTTTCACTTGCAAAATGTATGTGTAGTTGCTTCTCGGTGGAATTGGACACGTGGTTCCGTACATTCCATCAACATAAgaatttcttctgttttgtaCTCCGTTCCTGTCCatccaatttttttcattagaaTAAAAAACGAATATAATTCACAcacttctattttttttttgtttttatcttatgTGATTCGTTAAAAATCTATACTATAATAAAACTTTAGAAACTCTATACTACAAGGTAAAACTAAAGCATGTGCATTGAATAATTTCAATCCCTTTGTGACCTTTTCTTGTTAGTTATGAAAAATGTCATGAAGATGGCCTAGTTAGTGGATGTGGGTGGGACCTATTCTAAAAGACAACGTAAATTCGACGACATCGCCGACATTGTTCACCGAAAGGGGTGGTCCGGTGGAAGACAGCTAGTAAATTAGGGAGA
This sequence is a window from Arabidopsis thaliana chromosome 1 sequence. Protein-coding genes within it:
- the SKS6 gene encoding SKU5-similar 6 (SKU5-similar 6 (SKS6); FUNCTIONS IN: pectinesterase activity; INVOLVED IN: oxidation reduction; LOCATED IN: apoplast, cell wall, membrane, plant-type cell wall; EXPRESSED IN: 23 plant structures; EXPRESSED DURING: 13 growth stages; CONTAINS InterPro DOMAIN/s: Cupredoxin (InterPro:IPR008972), Multicopper oxidase, type 2 (InterPro:IPR011706), Multicopper oxidase, type 3 (InterPro:IPR011707), Multicopper oxidase, type 1 (InterPro:IPR001117); BEST Arabidopsis thaliana protein match is: SKU5 similar 5 (TAIR:AT1G76160.1); Has 4991 Blast hits to 4914 proteins in 848 species: Archae - 16; Bacteria - 1377; Metazoa - 295; Fungi - 1862; Plants - 1313; Viruses - 0; Other Eukaryotes - 128 (source: NCBI BLink).), with protein sequence MMAVGRSGGTILLFCLSFFAAVTAESPYRFFDWNVTYGDIYPLGVRQQGILINGQFPGPDIHSVTNDNLIINVHNSLDEPFLISWNGVQNRRNSYVDGMYGTTCPIPPRSNYTYILQVKDQIGSFYYFPSLAFHKAAGGFGGIRILSRPGIPVPFADPAGDYTVLIGDWYKFNHTDLKSRLDRGRKLPSPDGILINGRSNGATLNVEQGKTYRLRISNVGLQDSLNFRIQNHRMKLVEVEGTHTLQTMFSSLDVHVGQSYSVLITADQSPRDYYVVVSSRFTDKIITTTGVLRYSGSSTPASGPIPGGPTIQVDWSLNQARAIRTNLTASGPRPNPQGSYHYGLIPLIRTIVFGSSAGQINGKQRYGVNSVSFVPADTPLKLADFFKISGVYKINSISDKPTYGGLYLDTSVLQVDYRTFIEIVFENQEDIVQSYHLNGYSFWVVGMDGGQWKTGSRNGYNLRDAVSRSTVQVYPKSWTAIYIALDNVGMWNLRSEFWARQYLGQQLYLRVFTSSTSLRDEYPIPKNSRLCGRARGRHTRPL